In Salmo salar chromosome ssa15, Ssal_v3.1, whole genome shotgun sequence, one genomic interval encodes:
- the LOC106571907 gene encoding transcription cofactor vestigial-like protein 4 isoform X1: protein MLYTRMDLLNYQFLDKMNNNIGRLHYEAESSLTGESRMPSLPSAMANMRTGPPPICPSKRKYGEEQVDDRIDCDNDHMTKMSRLFAAQLGRPAGGDNCSDPWRLGHSPVAHITSSSNGLHDNHLYASIPSYGLDQPLALTKNSLDSGLGGAERPAMPGPVDRPQNRPSVITCAPASNRNCYRSHCHKSHSPSPPIDQRKANANTAVDPVIEEHFRRSLGKNYKEPEPISNSVSITGSVDDHFAKALGKTWLQIKAKGPGGGPHSPEANS from the exons ctGAATCTTCTCTTACAGGTGAGTCCAGGATGCCCTCGCTGCCCTCTGCAATGGCCAACATGAGGACCGGTCCTCCCCCCATCTGCCCCAGCAAAAGGAAGTATGGCGAGGAGCAAGTGGATGACCGCATTGACTGTGACAATGACCACATGACCAAAATGAGCAGACTGTTTGCTGCTCAACT GGGACGGCCTGCCGGTGGAGACAACTGCAGCGATCCTTGGCGCCTCGGACACAGCCCTGTGGCGCACATCACTTCCTCCTCCAATGGTCTCCATGACAACCACTTATACGCCTCCATCCCCTCCTATGGCTTGGACCAGCCCCTGGCTCTGACTAAAAACAGCCTGGACTCTGGACTGGGTGGTGCAGAGAGGCCTGCCATGCCTGGCCCTGTGGACAGACCACAG AATCGTCCCTCTGTGATCACCTGTGCTCCTGCAAGCAATCGCAATTGCTACCGGTCTCACTGCCACAAGTCTCACAGCCCCAGCCCACCCATCGATCAGAGGAAGGCCAATG CTAACACTGCCGTCGACCCTGTGATCGAGGAGCACTTCCGCCGCAGCCTGGGGAAGAACTACAAGGAGCCCGAGCCCATCTCCAACTCTGTGTCCATCACAGGCTCAGTGGATGACCACTTTGCCAAGGCCTTGGGGAAGACCTGGCTCCAGATCAAGGCCAAGGGGCCAGGGGGAGGCCCCCACAGTCCAGAGGCCAACTCCTGA